A DNA window from Hoplias malabaricus isolate fHopMal1 chromosome 5, fHopMal1.hap1, whole genome shotgun sequence contains the following coding sequences:
- the LOC136696354 gene encoding galanin receptor type 1 translates to MADILSGNTSEQGDHVNVSGPSDIERVFVPVLDTFILFTGFVGHILVIIIICRTLRRGRRKTSGNITGGIQQINANGTDILLLSLSVADLLLLSCVPYHTVAIATRHWSFGDFMCKAVSFLGAMCTSASAFTLAALAFSRYVIVVHPTKAYRWRRDGRIKMATGLLWVPAIVLAIPQFAWRTLVHGSNIRLTRQDLICFNFLSNTSQLAYGVCHFLLAFALPLVVIVAAYGKIYHYLRQTRQSRTSQTDRLELYHNQVTHTSVLLVLAFALCWLPSYGLMFVQLSEQTSGIGPSPRYGPFATFARVMATSSAVMNPILYVFMSQKFRKELKELLGSKCGEQSV, encoded by the coding sequence ATGGCCGATATTCTCTCAGGCAACACCAGTGAACAAGGCGACCATGTTAACGTTTCAGGACCTTCCGATATTGAGCGGGTGTTTGTCCCTGTGCTGGACACTTTCATCCTCTTCACTGGGTTTGTGGGACACATCCtggtcatcatcatcatctgcaGGACGCTGAGGAGAGGACGGAGGAAAACCAGTGGAAACATAACAGGAGGCATCCAACAGATAAACGCCAATGGAACAGACATACTTCTGCTGTCTCTGAGCGTGGCAGACCTTCTTCTACTCTCCTGCGTCCCATATCACACTGTGGCCATAGCCACGCGGCACTGGTCTTTTGGAGACTTCATGTGCAAGGCCGTGAGTTTTTTGGGAGCTATGTGCACCTCGGCTAGTGCCTTCACCCTGGCTGCCTTAGCCTTTAGCCGCTATGTCATCGTGGTTCATCCCACCAAAGCGTATCGCTGGCGAAGGGATGGACGCATTAAAATGGCCACTGGTCTTCTCTGGGTTCCTGCCATTGTGTTGGCCATTCCTCAGTTTGCCTGGAGGACGCTGGTTCACGGGAGCAATATCCGCTTGACGAGACAAGACTTGATATGTTTCAATTTTTTATCAAACACAAGCCAGCTAGCATACGGTGTGTGTCATTTCTTGTTAGCATTCGCCCTCCCGCTGGTGGTCATAGTGGCCGCTTACGGGAAAATCTACCACTACTTGAGACAGACCAGACAAAGCCGGACGTCCCAAACAGATCGGCTAGAGCTGTACCACAACCAGGTGACCCACACTTCTGTTTTGTTAGTGCTAGCCTTTGCACTCTGCTGGCTTCCCTCTTATGGTCTGATGTTTGTACAGCTCTCAGAGCAGACCTCTGGGATTGGACCTTCGCCGAGATATGGACCGTTTGCCACTTTTGCTCGAGTTATGGCCACTTCCTCCGCCGTTATGAACCCCATACTATATGTCTTTATGTCCCAGAAGTTCAGGAAGGAACTCAAGGAGCTACTGGGCTCAAAATGTGGAGAACAATCTGTGTAA